In Spirosoma sp. KUDC1026, the sequence GAAGCCACGCTTACCGTCAACGGTAAATTACGGATCGTCTGCGCAACGGCCGATCTGGGTACGGGTACCTATACCATCATGACGCAGATTGCCGCCCAGACGATGGGAATGCCGATGGAAGACGTGCTTTTCCGGCTAGGCGACAGTGATATGCCTTTCTCTCTTATCTCGGGCGGTTCGTGGACAGCAGCCACGGTTGGTTCGGCCGTGAAAAAGGTTTGCGAAGAACTCGGCAAAAAGCTGTTCAAGCTGGCGAAGAAAATGCCGGACTCGCCATTCGCCAAGGTCAAATTCGACGATGTTGTTTTTGCGGACAGCAGCATGCGGCTGGCAACTGACGCTTCTGTTTCGGTATCCTTACAGACGATTGTCGATCAGAACGGTGGCCGGGCTGTAACCGAGTCCGTTACGTCGCTGCCTAACATGCTGAAGCAAAGTAAATTTGCCCGTGCAGCCCACTCGGCCGTCTTTGTGGAAGTGAAAGTCGATGAAGATCTGGGTACGGTAAGCGTAACACGGGCGGTAACGGCCGTTGCCGCCGGCCGCATCCTGAACCCCAAAACGGCCCGGAGCCAGATCATTGGCGGAATGGTATGGGGCATCAGCAAAGCGCTGGAAGAAGAAACTGTTCTGGATCATAACATCGGTCGGTTTATGAACCACAGCCTGGCAGAATACCACGTTGCGGTGAACGCCGATATTCACGATCTGGATGTCATTTTCGTGGAAGAGCACGACGACATTATCAACCCTCTCGGCGTAAAAGGCGTGGGCGAGATTGGTATTGTAGGTATGCCAGCGGCCGTGGCTAACGCCATTTTCCACGCGACCGGCAAACGCATCAACGAGTTGCCGATCACGCTGGACAAGATCATCCAGTAAAAGCTAAAATACTCAATGGCAGCCGCTTAATACAGGTAAACGCGGCTTAAAATCAAATCAGCCCGGTCGTGAATGACCGGGCTGATTTGATTTTAAAAGCTAAACGAAGCCAGCGGCACTTACGCCATTACCTGACCCATTTTCATGGCAATGCCCATATCGCCTTTCACTTTGAGTTTTCCCGACATGAAGGCCATCATAGGGTTCAGGTTACCAGTGCCCATTTTCACCAGGTTATCCACGCTAACGTGCAGATCGCAGTCGGCGGGTTTATCTTCGTTCGAAACGGTCACGGGCGATTGAGTAGCGTCTATATAAACAATGCCCTGATCTGTAACGAGTTTAGCGGTCGCGTTCAGGGATTCGGCTTTAGCGGCTTTGGTACGGATTTGATCCGTCAATTCCTGTAAGGTCATGTCGTTTGGGGTTTACTAAATGAAACTATGGCGCTAAAATAAGGTTTTACGGAACGGCAGACAGGCGTAAATTCGACAATAACCAACTTATTTTGCGCATTAAACCGGCGACTCAGCCCCACTATGCGTTCTCAATTTCTGACTATACTCTGCATTCTGTCGTTTATCGGCTGCGCCATCAGCCTGGCTGATGCCACCATTTCGCTGACGAACACCCAGGCCGCGGCCGAAACCACCTACGTCAAGCCCAACGATACGCCCGAAGAACGGAAGGATAAACCCAACCAGTACTTTGAAGATCGCTCGTCCGGCGACCAGCCCATGCCCGGCGATACCGACGAAATCCGGTCGCTGGCCATTGCCCAGCTAATCTATGCCCTCCTGACACTCACTGGGGCCATTCTGATGTTTAACCTGCGCCGGATTGGCTTCTGGATTTATGTAGCGGGCGTCGTTGTCGGGACCGTTCTGCCAGTTAGTCTGGCCGGTTTCGGCGCGATCAATACATCGTTCGGGGTCGTGTTCAGCTTTGTATTCGTAGCCCTGTACTGGCTCAATATCAAGGATATGCATTAACCGTCCAGGGTGAGCCCCAGGGTGGCCAGTTTACTGCGGGTTGTGTCGTAGTCGACGTGCTGAATGCAGTGCATCCGCATGGTACGGGCTACCTGCACAAACATCAGCCTATCGTCGATATAGGCAACCTGCTCCGGTTCGACCTGCGCTACGTCCAGCGCCAGCTGGTACAGATCGGTGTCGGGTTTGCGCAGGTGAGCGTAACAGGACGACACAAACGCGTCAAAAAACGTATCGAGCCCGAACTGCCGGATTCGGTGCGCGTTGATTTCCCGTCCTTCATTATTGACCGCTACCAGCTTCAGACCGTGTTGTTGTCTGAGCTGTTTCATCAGCTCGATCATCTCGGGAAACGGCTGCGACTGCTCCATGATAAACCGGGTGAATTCCAGCGGAGAAAAGTGGCGTTTTTCGTAAAAAACGATTCGCTTCAGGTAGTCATCCAGCGAGAGTTTGCCGGACTCGTACGTATCGAATGTGAGATGATGGCGTTCG encodes:
- a CDS encoding SCP2 sterol-binding domain-containing protein translates to MTLQELTDQIRTKAAKAESLNATAKLVTDQGIVYIDATQSPVTVSNEDKPADCDLHVSVDNLVKMGTGNLNPMMAFMSGKLKVKGDMGIAMKMGQVMA
- a CDS encoding HAD family hydrolase, with amino-acid sequence MLDNQPIKALFLDIGGVLLTNGWDRHARRHAAELFGLDYAQLDERHHLTFDTYESGKLSLDDYLKRIVFYEKRHFSPLEFTRFIMEQSQPFPEMIELMKQLRQQHGLKLVAVNNEGREINAHRIRQFGLDTFFDAFVSSCYAHLRKPDTDLYQLALDVAQVEPEQVAYIDDRLMFVQVARTMRMHCIQHVDYDTTRSKLATLGLTLDG